The segment TATTGCGTCTTTATCAAAATCCCTGCCATCAAGCTGCATTACCATGCCGCCATTTCTGCCGGAAGCGCCGGAAGCAATATTCCTTGATTCCAATAAAACAATATTCTGTCCCGCTTTAGCTAAACGGTAAGCAATAGAACACCCCATAACTCCGCCACCAATAATAATAATAGCTGTTTTTTCAGGTAAAACCATTTTATTTATTCCAACTTTTTAGCGGTTTCTATCCTTTGGACCTATCAAGATCCTGCGCTAGGTTAGTGTAATTTAAATATTTTTATCTTTTTTTTGGCAAATTATTTTACTAAATTAACAGAATTCTGTCAAATTCAAAAAGCATAAACCTGGCAGAAAGGCCGACAAGAAACGGGAGGACGAAAGAAGGCTGGTTATATCTTGCGACTGTAATGGATTTGTTTTCCCGGAAAATTGTAGGTTGGCCCATGAGTGACCGGTTGAAACGTGAGCTTGTGATAGATGCATTCAATCAGGCAACAGGCCGGAGAGGCTCACTGTAAAGGGCTGATATTCCATTCAGACCGGGGCAGCTCAGAGAACATTTAGCCGGGGCTGTTTATTTAATTGCAATTTTACCTTTCTTTATTGCGCCTCCGGCATTAATCACATAAGTATATAATCCAGAAGATATTTTATTCCCATCCTTATTTAAACAATCCCATAGCCAGTTCCCGGTACCACAAACACCAAGATTTTTCTCCAGTACCTTATTGCCTGCTATAGTATAAATAGAAATTGTTATTTCTTTATCAGAAGGTAATTTCATAAATGTAACTTTATCCTCAACAGTGCCGGGATTTGGAGCCGGGACAGCGATGATTACATCTACATCTGCATCACCATTACCAGTACTAACTGGCGTCAATGAAATAGTCCGGCCAGTTATATTACCACTAACAATAGTTACTGTGATAGTTGAAGATTGATATCCAGAAGCTACCGCGCATACTTGATATGTGCCTGGCGACAAGTTTGGTATTTCATAATAACCACTTGCACTCGTGGTA is part of the Elusimicrobiota bacterium genome and harbors:
- a CDS encoding carboxypeptidase regulatory-like domain-containing protein, whose product is YSATLTATGGTAPYSWTNTTALPAGLTLSAAGAISGTPTAVGSTTTTFRVTDSLSAVATKDLCITVQSATSPKYKITGNVKDTITSVVIPGATVMTTGVSTTTSASGYYEIPNLSPGTYQVCAVASGYQSSTITVTIVSGNITGRTISLTPVSTGNGDADVDVIIAVPAPNPGTVEDKVTFMKLPSDKEITISIYTIAGNKVLEKNLGVCGTGNWLWDCLNKDGNKISSGLYTYVINAGGAIKKGKIAIK